One Scomber scombrus chromosome 4, fScoSco1.1, whole genome shotgun sequence genomic region harbors:
- the npy8br gene encoding neuropeptide Y receptor Y8b has protein sequence MELQHSTNHNQALWKEGLTWDLTDDCSLSVSGTTFLIVAYSTVMAVGLIGNSCLVFVITRHKEMRNVTNVLIANLSFSDILMCIVCLPVTIIYTLMDQWILGEALCKLTPFIQCISVTVSIFSLVLIAMERYQLIVHPTGWKPMVSQSYLAVAVTWILACLISVPFLSYSVLTLPLQNLTIPFPVNDHLVCMEEWPTNQERRAYTTSLLIFQYFLPLLLIMVCYLHIYLRLRRRKDMVERGRNTTQKKNKGSTRINVMLISIVVAFALSWLPLNVFNTIFDWNHEAIPSCSHDVIFSFCHLTAMVSTCVNPIIYGFLNSNFQKQLKTTLLRCRCWGVAERYESVPLSTVSTEVTKGSILSNGSISINT, from the coding sequence ATGGAGCTGCAGCACAGCACCAATCACAACCAAGCATTGTGGAAAGAGGGTTTAACATGGGATTTAACAGACGACTGCTCACTTTCAGTGAGTGGCACCACTTTTCTCATTGTTGCATACAGTACAGTCATGGCAGTGGGTCTCATTGGGAACTCTTGTCTGGTGTTTGTCATCACACGGCACAAGGAGATGCGCAACGTCACCAACGTCCTCATTGCCAACCTGTCCTTTTCCGACATCCTCATGTGTATTGTCTGCCTGCCAGTCACTATTATCTACACACTGATGGACCAGTGGATCCTAGGAGAGGCCCTCTGTAAGCTCACGCCCTTCATCCAGTGTATATCAGTTAcagtttccattttttccctcGTCCTCATCGCCATGGAGCGATACCAGCTCATTGTCCACCCTACTGGATGGAAGCCAATGGTGAGCCAGTCCTACTTGGCCGTGGCTGTCACCTGGATCCTGGCCTGCTTAATCTCAGTGCCTTTCCTCTCGTACAGCGTACTTACCTTGCCTCTGCAGAACCTGACTATCCCCTTCCCGGTCAATGACCACCTCGTCTGTATGGAGGAGTGGCCAACGAATCAAGAGCGGCGAGCTTACACCACCTCTCTGCTCATCTTCCAGTACTTCCTTCCCCTCTTACTCATCATGGTATGTTACCTGCACATCTACCTGCGcctcaggaggaggaaggacatGGTGGAGCGTGGCAGGAACACCacgcaaaagaaaaacaaaggctCTACGAGGATCAACGTCATGTTGATCTCCATAGTGGTGGCATTCGCCCTCTCCTGGCTCCCACTGAATGTCTTCAACACAATATTTGACTGGAACCACGAGGCCATCCCGTCCTGTAGCCACGATgtcattttttccttctgtcacCTCACAGCCATGGTCTCCACCTGTGTCAATCCCATCATCTACGGTTTCCTTAATAGCAATTTCCAGAAACAACTTAAGACCACCCTGTTGCGCTGTCGCTGCTGGGGGGTGGCAGAGAGGTATGAGAGTGTCCCCCTCTCCACTGTTAGCACTGAGGTCACCAAGGGGTCGATCTTGAGCAATGGATCTATCAGCATCAATACTTAA